The following are encoded in a window of Rhizobium sp. WYJ-E13 genomic DNA:
- a CDS encoding FecR domain-containing protein: MLGLRSKGIAGFCLALLSAWPALAAEPVGQATLIKTEVSGQAGPIIVNDEVHRNERIRTSQSGLGQFVFRDGTKLAVGWGSSVVIDKYVYDDSDSVKRLSIKAAKGTFRWVSGNSKSSAYQIQTPAGTIGVRGTAFDFYVGPDGTTAVVLLNGAASFCGPGGCRQLQQRCDCVIARPNGNMTDAQPVNRAVLQRLGNQRALPFLSGNQSLSGGLGLLGGCRMASVEPERKDRLRQEPRPRDPDPPPQHQQQKPDDPPKQRPEKPHHDKPHHDKPHHDKPGDGWHDKHDKHGWKNKDDRGDHGRPDRHDGSNRADRHGASDRPSRTERADNHQDQPSRQERGGGENQTAGNDQGTGRDRDRDHRGHDRNHGWGGNGSRDWNRNR; encoded by the coding sequence ATGTTGGGTTTGCGTAGCAAAGGGATCGCGGGCTTCTGCCTCGCGCTGTTGAGCGCATGGCCTGCGCTTGCCGCAGAGCCCGTCGGCCAGGCAACCCTCATCAAAACCGAAGTAAGCGGACAGGCCGGTCCGATCATCGTCAATGACGAGGTCCATCGCAACGAGCGTATCCGCACCTCCCAATCGGGGCTCGGCCAGTTCGTCTTCCGCGACGGCACCAAGCTTGCCGTCGGGTGGGGCTCGTCCGTTGTCATAGACAAATATGTTTACGACGATTCCGACTCCGTCAAACGCCTCTCCATCAAGGCGGCCAAGGGCACGTTCCGCTGGGTCAGCGGCAACTCGAAATCCTCGGCTTACCAGATCCAGACGCCGGCGGGCACGATCGGCGTGCGCGGCACCGCTTTCGATTTCTATGTCGGCCCTGACGGTACGACTGCCGTGGTGTTGCTGAACGGTGCGGCCAGCTTCTGCGGCCCGGGCGGCTGCCGGCAATTGCAGCAGCGTTGCGATTGCGTCATTGCGCGGCCGAACGGCAACATGACGGATGCGCAACCCGTCAACCGCGCCGTGCTGCAGCGACTGGGCAACCAGCGCGCCCTTCCCTTCCTTTCCGGCAATCAGAGTCTATCAGGCGGCCTTGGCCTGCTTGGCGGCTGCCGGATGGCCTCGGTTGAGCCCGAGCGCAAAGACCGGCTTCGCCAGGAACCCCGGCCACGGGATCCGGATCCCCCACCCCAGCATCAACAGCAGAAGCCGGATGATCCGCCGAAGCAGCGGCCGGAAAAACCGCATCACGATAAGCCGCATCATGACAAACCCCACCATGACAAACCAGGGGACGGCTGGCACGACAAACACGACAAGCATGGCTGGAAGAATAAGGACGATAGAGGCGATCACGGAAGGCCGGACCGGCACGACGGGTCCAATCGTGCGGACAGACATGGCGCGTCTGACAGGCCAAGCCGTACGGAAAGGGCAGATAACCATCAGGACCAGCCGAGCAGACAGGAAAGAGGCGGTGGTGAAAACCAGACCGCCGGCAACGACCAGGGCACGGGAAGAGATCGGGATCGCGACCACCGTGGCCATGACCGGAATCACGGCTGGGGCGGAAACGGGAGCAGGGACTGGAATCGCAATCGCTGA
- a CDS encoding sarcosine oxidase subunit beta family protein, whose product MRKYSVFAVAREALRGHRGWEKQWTSPEPRPEYDVIIIGGGGHGLGAAYYLAKEHGISNVAVLEKGWLGGGNTGRNTTIIRSNYLYEESMHIYEHSMKLWEGLSQELNYNVMYSPRGVMMLSHNVHDMQSFKRHIHANRLYGIDNEWLTPEQAKAYCPPLDISATARYPINGAALQRRGGTARHDAVAWGYARAASDRGVHIIQNCEVTGIRRGPDGRVTGVETNRGFIGAKKVGVSAAGHTTTVMKMADVRVPLQSSPLQALVSEPLKPIFPCVVMSNTVHAYISQSDKGELVIGAGTDQYNSYSQTGGLQIITHTLDAICELFPMFRRVKMMRQWGGIVDNTPDRSAIQSKTPVPGLYVNCGWGTGGFKATPGSANLFAHLIARDEPHKFNAGLTLERFRSGRLIDEAAAAAVAH is encoded by the coding sequence ATGCGGAAATATTCGGTTTTTGCCGTAGCGCGGGAGGCTCTGCGCGGGCACAGGGGCTGGGAAAAGCAGTGGACCTCGCCGGAGCCGCGACCCGAATATGACGTCATCATCATCGGCGGCGGCGGCCACGGGCTGGGCGCGGCCTACTATCTCGCCAAAGAGCATGGCATCAGCAATGTGGCGGTGCTGGAAAAGGGCTGGCTCGGCGGCGGCAATACCGGCCGCAACACCACGATCATTCGCTCCAACTATCTCTATGAAGAGAGCATGCATATCTACGAGCACTCGATGAAGCTCTGGGAAGGGCTGTCGCAGGAGCTCAACTATAATGTCATGTATTCGCCGCGTGGCGTCATGATGCTGTCGCACAATGTGCACGACATGCAGAGTTTCAAGCGGCATATCCATGCCAACCGGCTTTACGGTATCGACAATGAATGGTTGACGCCGGAGCAGGCCAAGGCCTATTGCCCGCCGCTCGATATTTCGGCGACGGCGCGCTATCCGATCAACGGTGCAGCCCTGCAGCGTCGCGGCGGTACGGCACGTCACGATGCCGTTGCCTGGGGTTATGCGCGTGCGGCGTCCGATCGTGGCGTCCACATCATACAGAATTGCGAAGTCACCGGCATCCGCCGCGGTCCGGACGGACGCGTGACCGGTGTCGAGACCAACAGGGGCTTCATCGGCGCAAAGAAGGTCGGCGTTTCGGCCGCCGGTCACACGACAACGGTCATGAAGATGGCGGACGTGCGCGTGCCGCTGCAATCGAGCCCGCTGCAGGCGCTGGTTTCCGAGCCGCTCAAACCGATCTTCCCTTGCGTCGTGATGTCGAACACGGTGCATGCCTATATCTCGCAGTCCGACAAGGGCGAACTCGTCATCGGCGCTGGCACGGATCAGTATAATTCCTACTCCCAGACCGGCGGCCTGCAGATCATCACGCATACGCTGGATGCAATCTGCGAACTCTTCCCGATGTTCCGCCGCGTGAAGATGATGCGCCAATGGGGCGGTATCGTCGACAACACGCCGGATCGTTCGGCCATCCAGTCGAAGACGCCCGTTCCGGGGCTTTACGTCAATTGCGGCTGGGGTACTGGCGGCTTCAAGGCGACGCCGGGTTCGGCCAATCTCTTCGCCCACCTGATCGCCCGCGACGAGCCGCACAAGTTCAATGCCGGGCTGACGCTGGAGCGCTTCCGATCCGGCCGGCTGATCGACGAGGCGGCAGCTGCCGCCGTCGCGCACTGA
- a CDS encoding MaoC family dehydratase: protein MVTEISLSDVRELVRTETGLSDWILVDQKMIDAFAGATGDHQFIHVDPVRAAAESPFGGTIAHGFLTLSLLSTMNYNCLPKVREQTMGINYGFDKIRFMSPVKSGTRIRGHFVLSDARFRGAGMLMTTYDVSIEIENEKKPALTARWITIIQFDPKDRPEDA, encoded by the coding sequence ATGGTCACGGAAATTTCGCTCTCGGATGTCCGGGAGCTGGTTCGCACGGAAACAGGATTATCTGACTGGATACTCGTCGATCAGAAGATGATTGATGCCTTTGCCGGGGCAACCGGCGACCATCAGTTCATTCACGTCGATCCTGTTCGCGCAGCAGCCGAAAGCCCCTTCGGCGGCACCATCGCCCATGGTTTCCTGACGCTCTCTTTGCTTTCGACGATGAACTACAACTGCTTGCCCAAGGTGCGCGAGCAGACCATGGGCATCAATTACGGCTTCGACAAAATCCGCTTCATGTCACCGGTCAAAAGCGGAACCCGCATCCGCGGCCACTTCGTGCTTTCGGATGCTCGCTTCAGGGGCGCCGGCATGCTGATGACGACCTATGACGTCTCGATCGAAATCGAGAACGAAAAGAAGCCGGCGCTCACCGCCCGCTGGATCACGATCATCCAGTTCGACCCAAAGGATCGACCGGAAGACGCTTAA
- a CDS encoding sarcosine oxidase subunit alpha, with amino-acid sequence MSGANRIAGKGRLTPARTARFTFDGNSYTALEGDTVASALIAHGVHLVGRSFKYHRPRGILSAGAEEPNALIDVARDSARKQPNVRATVQEVFDGMIVKSQNRWPSLSFDIGAINNLFSPFFAAGFYYKTFMWPRAAWKRVYEPMIRRAAGLGVAPTEGDPDHYASRYAHCDVLVAGAGIAGLSAALAAAEAGAKVILCDEQAEAGGALRFDVGVKVDGLDGYAWVQKTLARLKAMENVQVLTRTTAFGYYNHNFVGLVERVTDHIARPTRDLPRERLWQVRAKRVVLATGAIERHMVFPNNDRPGIMLASAGRMYLNHYGVAVGQKVGIYTAHDSAYEAAFDLKRAGVSIAAIVDIRQAPGAAVLTEARALGIDVMTGQSVVNTSGALRISSMTVARNGGGSPRKIAVDALLVCAGWTPSVHLFSQSRGKVAFDAETQRFLPGTYAQDCLSVGACNGTDGLQQTVEESLAAGELMARAVGRQAGSKIGISVEQAFNWTGGMIGAAEGAGPDTNAKAFIDFQHDVCAKDIRLAVREGMHSIEHIKRFTTNGMASDQGKLSNMHGLAIAAETLGKDIPQVGLTTFRAPYTPVTYGALISHSRGPLFDPTRKTPLHAWEEAKGAIFEDVGNWKRAWFYPRAGETMHQAVARECRTARDAAGIFDASTLGKIEVVGPDAAEFMNLMYTNAWDTLKPGKCRYGIMLREDGFVYDDGVVGRLSEDRFHVTTTTGGAPRVLNHMEDYLQTEFPHLKVWLTSVTEQWAVIAVQGPKARDIVAPLVEGLDISNEAFPHMSVAECNVAGVPARLFRVSFTGETGFEINVPADYGQSVLEAVWANAEPLGACVYGTETMHVLRAEKGYIIVGQDTDGTVTPDDAGLSWAVSKKKADFVGIRGLKRPDLVKEGRKQLVGLATKDEKLVLEEGAQIVANPNQPKPMTMLGHVTSAYWSENCGRSIAFALVEGGRNLMGETLYVPMPDRTIPVEVTDLVFFDKEGGRIHG; translated from the coding sequence ATGAGCGGCGCGAACCGTATTGCCGGCAAGGGCCGGCTGACGCCCGCCAGGACCGCGCGTTTCACCTTCGACGGCAACAGCTATACGGCGCTCGAAGGCGATACTGTTGCCTCAGCCCTGATTGCCCATGGCGTGCACCTTGTCGGCCGGTCGTTCAAATATCATCGCCCGCGCGGCATTCTTTCGGCTGGCGCCGAGGAGCCGAATGCATTGATCGATGTCGCGCGCGACAGCGCCCGCAAGCAGCCGAACGTCAGGGCAACCGTGCAGGAAGTCTTCGACGGCATGATCGTGAAGTCGCAGAACCGCTGGCCGTCGCTTTCCTTCGATATCGGTGCGATCAATAACCTGTTCTCGCCTTTCTTCGCAGCGGGCTTCTACTACAAGACCTTCATGTGGCCTCGGGCTGCGTGGAAACGCGTATACGAGCCGATGATCCGCCGCGCTGCCGGCCTTGGCGTCGCACCCACAGAGGGCGATCCTGACCATTACGCCAGCCGCTACGCTCATTGCGACGTGCTGGTCGCCGGCGCCGGCATTGCCGGGCTTTCTGCAGCACTTGCCGCTGCAGAAGCCGGCGCCAAAGTCATCCTTTGCGACGAGCAGGCGGAAGCCGGCGGGGCGTTGCGTTTCGATGTTGGCGTCAAGGTGGATGGGCTTGACGGCTACGCCTGGGTACAGAAGACCCTTGCGCGGCTGAAGGCCATGGAGAATGTGCAGGTCCTGACCCGCACGACAGCCTTCGGCTACTACAACCACAATTTCGTCGGCCTCGTCGAACGGGTCACGGACCATATTGCTCGTCCCACCCGCGATCTGCCGCGCGAACGGCTGTGGCAGGTCCGCGCCAAGCGCGTTGTGCTTGCGACCGGGGCGATCGAGCGGCACATGGTATTTCCGAATAACGACCGGCCGGGTATCATGCTCGCCTCGGCTGGCCGCATGTACCTCAATCATTATGGAGTCGCGGTCGGCCAGAAGGTCGGTATCTATACCGCGCATGACTCGGCTTACGAGGCTGCCTTTGACCTGAAGCGCGCAGGTGTGTCGATTGCAGCGATCGTTGATATCAGGCAAGCGCCGGGTGCGGCGGTGCTCACTGAGGCTCGTGCGCTCGGTATCGATGTGATGACCGGCCAGTCGGTCGTCAACACATCGGGCGCGTTGCGCATCTCCTCTATGACGGTGGCGCGCAACGGCGGTGGTTCGCCACGCAAGATCGCCGTCGATGCGCTGCTCGTCTGCGCCGGCTGGACACCCTCTGTACATCTCTTCTCGCAGTCGCGGGGCAAGGTTGCCTTCGATGCGGAGACGCAGCGTTTCCTGCCAGGCACCTACGCGCAGGACTGCCTTTCCGTCGGCGCATGCAACGGGACGGACGGCCTGCAGCAAACCGTCGAGGAATCGCTTGCCGCCGGCGAGCTGATGGCGCGGGCTGTTGGCAGACAGGCGGGCAGCAAGATCGGGATTTCGGTCGAGCAGGCCTTCAACTGGACGGGTGGCATGATCGGTGCGGCCGAAGGTGCCGGGCCGGACACGAATGCCAAGGCCTTCATCGACTTCCAGCACGACGTCTGCGCCAAGGATATCCGCCTTGCTGTGCGCGAGGGCATGCATTCGATCGAGCATATCAAGCGCTTCACGACGAACGGCATGGCGTCCGATCAGGGCAAGCTTTCCAACATGCATGGCTTGGCGATCGCTGCCGAAACACTCGGCAAGGATATTCCGCAGGTGGGTCTCACCACCTTCCGCGCGCCCTATACGCCGGTGACATATGGTGCGTTGATCTCGCATTCGCGTGGGCCGTTGTTTGACCCGACGCGCAAGACGCCCCTGCACGCCTGGGAGGAGGCCAAGGGCGCGATCTTCGAAGATGTCGGCAACTGGAAGCGCGCCTGGTTTTATCCTCGTGCCGGCGAAACGATGCATCAGGCCGTTGCCCGCGAATGCCGGACGGCACGCGACGCTGCCGGTATTTTCGACGCTTCTACCCTCGGCAAGATCGAGGTCGTCGGGCCGGATGCCGCCGAATTCATGAACCTCATGTACACGAATGCCTGGGATACGCTGAAACCAGGTAAATGCCGCTACGGCATCATGCTGCGCGAGGATGGTTTCGTTTATGATGACGGCGTCGTCGGCCGTCTCTCCGAGGATCGCTTCCATGTGACGACCACGACCGGGGGGGCGCCGCGTGTTCTCAACCATATGGAAGACTACCTGCAGACGGAATTCCCGCATCTGAAGGTGTGGCTGACCTCGGTGACCGAGCAATGGGCCGTGATCGCCGTGCAGGGGCCGAAGGCGCGCGACATCGTAGCGCCGCTGGTCGAGGGTCTCGATATTTCCAATGAAGCCTTCCCGCATATGAGTGTTGCGGAATGCAATGTAGCCGGCGTTCCGGCGCGGCTCTTCCGTGTCTCCTTCACCGGCGAGACGGGCTTCGAAATCAACGTGCCTGCCGACTACGGCCAGTCGGTGCTGGAGGCCGTGTGGGCCAATGCCGAGCCGCTCGGCGCCTGCGTCTACGGCACGGAGACCATGCATGTGCTGCGTGCCGAAAAGGGCTACATCATTGTTGGCCAGGATACGGATGGCACCGTGACGCCCGACGATGCGGGACTTTCCTGGGCTGTTTCCAAGAAGAAGGCGGACTTCGTCGGTATCCGCGGCCTGAAGCGCCCGGACCTTGTGAAGGAAGGTCGCAAGCAGCTCGTTGGTCTTGCCACCAAGGATGAGAAGCTGGTGCTCGAAGAGGGGGCGCAGATCGTTGCCAACCCGAACCAGCCGAAGCCGATGACGATGCTCGGTCATGTGACCTCGGCCTACTGGTCGGAAAATTGTGGCCGCTCCATCGCCTTTGCATTGGTTGAAGGCGGGCGCAACCTCATGGGCGAGACGCTCTATGTGCCTATGCCGGATCGGACAATTCCGGTCGAGGTGACGGATCTGGTGTTCTTTGACAAGGAAGGAGGCCGTATCCATGGCTGA
- the glgX gene encoding glycogen debranching protein GlgX, with amino-acid sequence MGGNSSVQGGAIVFETGVEFSVWSHHAAQIDLCLFDDDDKEYARLPMARDSGHVFRLFADSVKEGARYGYRADGIYAPDNGLWFDPSKLLIDPYAKAVDRPFHYDPRLGIFGEDTQHLMPKSVVTKDAPVKIRKPFFKPGGFIYEVAVKPFTVLHPEVPEVQRGTVAALAHPSVIAHLKRIGVDAVELMPITAWIDERHLPPLGLTNGWGYNPVAFMALDPRIVPGGIAELSDTVERLHEEGIAVILDLVFNHTGESDRYGATLSLRGIDNLSYYRHAPDRPSVLVNDTGTGNTVACDHPYVQQLIIDSLRHFVRNAGVDGFRFDLAPILGRTENGFERNGTLAAILTDDLLTDRIMIAEPWDIGPSGYQLGNFPAPFLEWNDRARDDVRCYWRGDGWKTGSLATVLAGSSNIFSANGGTATRSVNFLAAHDGFTLMDLVSYSGKHNEANGENNRDGHNENHSWNNGVEGETAYPVIRERRKADVMALISTLFASRGSIMLTAGDEGGRTQHGNNNAYCQDNEITWVDWKLLDEDLIAHTAFVATLRRRFSVFSDLTFFSGNGDVEWISPSGEPMTTGEWETPPLSTLGMILATRDRSSRKQTRLAVLFNRSEQHQLFTLLSAGEANWRQLLPGETRNVAARVMVEPRSVAFFVEN; translated from the coding sequence ATGGGGGGCAACAGTTCCGTGCAGGGCGGCGCCATCGTCTTCGAAACGGGCGTTGAATTTTCTGTTTGGTCGCATCATGCAGCGCAGATCGATCTCTGCCTCTTCGATGATGACGACAAGGAATATGCAAGGCTCCCCATGGCTCGCGACAGCGGCCATGTCTTCCGTCTTTTCGCCGACAGCGTGAAGGAGGGCGCCCGCTATGGCTACCGCGCGGACGGCATCTACGCCCCGGATAACGGCCTCTGGTTCGACCCTTCGAAACTGCTGATCGATCCCTATGCCAAGGCGGTGGACCGGCCCTTCCATTACGATCCGCGCCTCGGCATTTTCGGCGAGGATACGCAACATCTGATGCCTAAGTCGGTCGTTACCAAAGACGCGCCCGTCAAAATCCGAAAGCCGTTCTTCAAACCGGGCGGCTTTATTTATGAGGTGGCGGTCAAGCCCTTCACCGTCCTGCATCCGGAAGTGCCGGAAGTTCAGCGCGGCACGGTCGCCGCTCTTGCCCATCCCTCCGTTATCGCTCACCTGAAGCGCATTGGCGTCGATGCCGTCGAGCTGATGCCGATCACCGCCTGGATCGACGAGCGGCATCTGCCGCCACTCGGACTGACGAACGGCTGGGGCTACAATCCTGTTGCGTTCATGGCACTCGATCCGCGCATCGTGCCGGGCGGTATTGCAGAGCTCAGCGACACGGTGGAGAGACTGCATGAGGAAGGCATTGCCGTCATTCTCGACCTCGTCTTCAACCATACAGGCGAGAGCGACCGCTACGGCGCAACGCTGTCGCTGCGCGGCATCGACAATCTCAGCTACTACCGTCATGCGCCGGACCGGCCGTCTGTGCTCGTCAACGACACCGGCACCGGCAATACGGTTGCCTGCGATCATCCCTATGTTCAACAGCTCATCATCGACAGCCTGCGCCATTTCGTGCGCAATGCCGGTGTCGACGGTTTCCGCTTCGACCTTGCCCCCATTCTCGGCCGCACAGAAAACGGCTTTGAGCGGAATGGCACGCTGGCCGCGATCCTGACCGACGATCTGCTCACCGATCGCATCATGATCGCCGAACCCTGGGATATCGGCCCAAGCGGCTATCAGCTCGGCAATTTCCCGGCGCCCTTCCTGGAATGGAATGACCGCGCCCGCGATGACGTCAGATGCTATTGGCGCGGCGATGGCTGGAAGACAGGTTCGCTCGCAACCGTGCTGGCCGGCTCGTCGAACATCTTCTCAGCCAATGGCGGAACAGCGACCCGCAGCGTCAATTTCCTCGCGGCCCATGACGGCTTCACGCTCATGGATCTCGTCTCCTACAGCGGCAAGCACAATGAGGCGAACGGCGAGAACAATCGCGACGGTCACAACGAGAACCATTCGTGGAACAACGGCGTCGAAGGCGAGACGGCTTATCCCGTGATCCGCGAGCGCCGCAAGGCCGATGTCATGGCGCTCATCTCTACGCTCTTTGCCAGCCGCGGCAGCATTATGCTCACGGCGGGCGATGAAGGCGGACGCACACAGCATGGCAACAACAATGCCTATTGCCAGGACAATGAAATCACTTGGGTCGATTGGAAGCTGCTGGACGAAGACCTGATCGCCCATACCGCCTTCGTCGCTACGCTTCGTCGCCGCTTCTCGGTATTCTCCGATCTGACCTTCTTCTCTGGCAATGGTGATGTGGAATGGATATCTCCTTCCGGTGAACCGATGACAACAGGCGAATGGGAAACGCCCCCGCTCTCCACCCTCGGCATGATACTTGCGACCCGCGATCGTTCTTCCCGCAAGCAGACCCGCCTCGCCGTCCTGTTTAATCGCTCCGAGCAGCATCAGCTATTCACTCTTCTCTCAGCCGGCGAAGCAAACTGGCGCCAGCTTCTGCCCGGCGAGACGCGAAACGTCGCTGCCCGTGTCATGGTGGAACCGCGTTCAGTCGCCTTTTTCGTGGAAAATTGA
- a CDS encoding alpha-D-glucose phosphate-specific phosphoglucomutase: protein MIKSVPTTPYQDQKPGTSGLRKKVPVFQQPNYAENFIQSIFDSLEGYQGKCLVIGGDGRYYNREVIQKAIKMAAANGFGKVMVGKGGILSTPAASHIIRKYKAFGGIILSASHNPGGPTEDFGIKYNVNNGGPAPEKITDAIFARSKVIESYKIADFADVNIDRIGKEELPGGMILSVIDPVEDYAALMEELFDFGAIRNLISLGFRIAFDAMSAVTGPYAKEIFENRLGAPSGSVRNFMPLPDFGGHHPDPNLVHAKELYDEMMGEDAPDFGAASDGDGDRNLIIGRGIFVTPSDSLAILAANANLAPGYSGGLAGIARSMPTSGAADRVAEKRGIGIYETPTGWKFFGNLLDAGMATICGEESAGTGSSHVREKDGLWAVLLWLNVLAVRGESVQDIVTQHWQTYGRNYYSRHDYEGVDSDAANGLVDNLRSQLSTLPGKTFGDLTVEKADDFAYHDPVDKSVSEHQGIRVLFQGGSRVVFRLSGTGTSGATLRVYIERYEPDSTRHNIETQEALADLIAAAESIANIRERTGRNEPTVIT from the coding sequence ATGATCAAGTCCGTTCCCACCACGCCCTATCAGGACCAGAAACCCGGCACTTCAGGTCTACGCAAGAAGGTTCCCGTCTTCCAGCAACCGAACTATGCTGAGAACTTCATCCAGTCGATCTTCGATTCGCTGGAAGGCTATCAGGGCAAGTGCCTGGTCATCGGCGGCGACGGACGCTACTACAACCGCGAAGTCATCCAGAAGGCGATCAAGATGGCCGCCGCAAATGGTTTCGGCAAGGTCATGGTGGGCAAGGGCGGCATTCTTTCGACACCCGCAGCCTCCCACATCATCCGCAAGTACAAGGCCTTCGGCGGCATCATTCTCTCGGCGAGCCACAACCCAGGCGGCCCGACAGAAGACTTCGGCATCAAGTACAATGTCAACAATGGCGGTCCGGCACCGGAAAAGATCACGGACGCGATCTTCGCCCGCTCCAAGGTGATCGAAAGCTACAAGATCGCCGACTTCGCCGACGTCAATATCGACCGCATCGGCAAGGAAGAGCTGCCCGGCGGCATGATCCTCTCGGTCATCGACCCGGTCGAGGACTATGCCGCGCTGATGGAAGAGCTCTTCGATTTCGGCGCGATCCGCAATCTGATCAGCCTCGGCTTCCGCATCGCCTTCGACGCCATGAGCGCCGTTACCGGCCCTTACGCCAAGGAAATCTTCGAGAATCGTCTTGGTGCTCCGTCGGGTTCCGTGCGCAACTTCATGCCGCTTCCGGATTTCGGCGGCCATCACCCGGACCCGAACCTCGTTCATGCCAAGGAACTCTATGACGAGATGATGGGTGAGGATGCGCCCGATTTCGGCGCCGCATCCGACGGCGACGGCGACCGCAACCTCATCATCGGCCGGGGCATTTTCGTAACCCCGTCCGACAGCCTTGCTATCCTCGCCGCCAATGCCAACCTGGCGCCGGGCTATTCCGGCGGTCTCGCCGGCATTGCCCGCTCCATGCCGACATCGGGCGCGGCCGACCGCGTCGCCGAAAAACGCGGCATCGGCATCTACGAAACGCCGACCGGCTGGAAATTCTTCGGCAATCTGCTCGACGCCGGCATGGCGACGATCTGCGGTGAAGAAAGCGCCGGCACCGGCTCCAGTCATGTCCGCGAGAAGGACGGGCTCTGGGCTGTATTGCTGTGGCTAAACGTTTTGGCCGTGCGCGGCGAAAGCGTGCAGGACATCGTCACCCAGCACTGGCAGACCTACGGCCGCAACTACTATTCCCGCCATGACTACGAAGGCGTCGACAGCGATGCTGCAAACGGCCTTGTCGATAATCTGCGCAGCCAGCTTTCCACCCTGCCTGGCAAGACCTTCGGCGATCTGACCGTCGAGAAGGCCGACGATTTCGCCTATCACGATCCGGTCGACAAGTCGGTCAGCGAACATCAGGGTATCCGCGTCCTCTTCCAGGGCGGCTCCCGCGTTGTCTTCCGTCTTTCCGGCACCGGCACGTCTGGCGCAACCTTGCGCGTTTATATCGAGCGCTACGAGCCGGATTCGACTCGCCATAATATCGAAACGCAGGAAGCGCTCGCAGATCTGATCGCAGCCGCCGAAAGCATCGCTAACATTCGTGAGCGCACGGGCCGCAACGAGCCGACCGTGATCACCTGA
- a CDS encoding sarcosine oxidase subunit delta — MLLIYCPYCQEERSELEFRGAGDAHIARPTNIASISDEAFEEYFFLRDNPKGLIFERWRHMHGCGRFFNAARDTVSDKFIMTYKAGEPKPDIGTAAEPHAPVETYEAVEGEAQ, encoded by the coding sequence ATGCTGCTGATCTACTGCCCTTACTGTCAGGAAGAGCGCTCCGAGCTCGAGTTCCGTGGAGCCGGTGACGCCCATATCGCTCGGCCGACCAATATCGCTTCGATCTCGGATGAAGCGTTCGAGGAATATTTCTTCCTGCGCGACAATCCGAAAGGCCTGATCTTTGAACGCTGGCGGCACATGCACGGCTGCGGGCGCTTCTTCAACGCGGCGCGCGATACCGTGAGCGACAAGTTCATCATGACCTACAAGGCCGGTGAACCGAAGCCTGACATCGGGACTGCGGCCGAGCCGCATGCGCCGGTCGAAACTTATGAAGCTGTTGAAGGAGAGGCCCAATGA
- a CDS encoding sarcosine oxidase subunit gamma — protein sequence MAEVAIRKPALSGLLAGSATVRVTVAPVASRLSLRAPGESVSALSSALGVALPTAPKTSSRAAGRSVLWLGPDEWLVIDEAGSDLPALLTGADALHSAVDVSHRNVGIIVSGPGAGVTLSAGCPQDLSLEVFPVGACSRTIFGKAEIVLFRTEDDTFRVECWRSFSDYVFGLLAEGAEDAGH from the coding sequence ATGGCTGAGGTCGCAATTCGCAAACCGGCGCTTTCCGGTCTCCTTGCCGGTTCGGCGACGGTGCGCGTGACGGTGGCGCCAGTCGCCAGCCGTCTTTCGCTGCGCGCGCCGGGTGAATCCGTATCGGCACTCTCCTCCGCTTTGGGAGTGGCTTTGCCGACTGCACCCAAGACGTCTAGTCGCGCTGCGGGGCGCTCGGTACTTTGGCTTGGACCGGATGAATGGCTTGTGATCGACGAGGCCGGCTCGGACCTGCCTGCACTTCTCACTGGTGCCGACGCTCTTCATTCGGCAGTTGACGTGTCCCATCGCAATGTCGGTATCATCGTCTCGGGACCTGGCGCAGGGGTAACCCTTTCCGCTGGTTGCCCGCAGGACCTGTCGCTCGAAGTCTTTCCGGTGGGCGCCTGCTCGCGGACGATCTTCGGTAAGGCCGAGATCGTGCTCTTTCGAACCGAGGACGATACGTTCCGGGTGGAATGCTGGCGGTCGTTTTCGGATTATGTTTTCGGGCTGCTGGCAGAGGGTGCCGAGGATGCGGGGCACTAA